A segment of the Hallerella succinigenes genome:
GACGTCCGCTCACAGAGCAGGAAATGAAACTGTTCGAAATTTAAACGTTGGACATATTTTTCAGAAGGCCATTGCTGATAAAGCAATGGTCTTCTGTTTTGGGCGGGAGGGCGGGGTAAGCCCGGGCGTTACAGAAACCCCTGCGGCTCGGCCATAGCCATGCAAGCATGGCTGCGGCACTCGCCTTGCATGGCTTTGCGGGTGCGGCGACTGTACATCCGCTAGAAAGGGTGGAGAACAACGAAGTGCGAACCAGGGGAAGGCTTTCCCCTATACCAAAAAAAACGCAGGCTCAATGAGTCTGCGTTTTCTAAAAGGCGATGCCGGAACAAAGTCCGGCATGACATGTTTGGCGATTAGCGCACAACCTTGCGGTCTTCGGCGGTCATTTCGAGGAACTGGGCGACGGTCATCTGACCCTTGTCGCCTTCCTTTCTCTTGTTGACTGCGATAACGCCTTCAGCCTGTTCCTTTTCGCCAACGATGATCTTGTACGGCACCTTCTGGAGTTCGCACTGGCGGATCTTGTAGCCGAGCTTTTCGTTGGATTCGTCAACTTCCACGCGGACGCCGGCGTTCACGAGTTCCTTCTCGACCTTCTTAGCGTAGTCAACGAACTTTTCAGAAATCGGGAGCACGCGGGCCTGAACCGGAGCGAGCCACAGCGGGAAATCGCCCATGAACTCTTCGATAAGGATGCCGAGGAAGCGTTCGATGGAACCCACGGCGGCGCGGTGCAGCATCACCGGAATGTGCTTCTGGTTGTCCTTACCGACATATTCGGCGCCGAGACGCTGCGGCAAGTTGAAGTCCACCTGGATGGTACCGCACTGCCAGTCACGACCGAGGCTGTCCTTCAGCGTGAATTCAAGCTTCGGGCCGTAGAAGGCGCCTTCGCCCGGGTTCAAAATGTAGTCGAGGCCGGCGAGCTTGGTGGCTTCGGCGAGGGCGGCTTCAGCCTTGTCCCAAATTTCGTCGGAACCCACGCGCTTTTCCGGGCGGGTGGAGAACTTCACCACGATATCGTCAAAACCAAAGTCGTGGTAGATTTCCTTCACGAGGGCGCAGAAATCGGCCACTTCGCTTGCAATCTGGTCTTCGGTACAGAAGATGTGGGCATCGTCCTGCACAAAGCCGCGCACGCGCATCAGGCCGTGCATGGTACCGGCAGGTTCGTAACGGTGGCACTTACCGAATTCGGCAAGGCGCATCGGCAGGTCGCGCCAGCTGCGGAGACCCGTGTTGAAAATCTGGATGTGGCAGGGGCAGTTCATCGGCTTCACGGCCATTTCCACGTCGCCCGCGAGCGTCTTGAACATGTTCTCGTTGTACTTGTCGGCGTGGCCGGACTTGATCCACAAAGTCTTGTTCACGATTTCCGGCGTAATCACTTCGAGGTAGCCACGACGGTCAATCTTACCGCGGATGTAGTCCTTCAGGGCGTTCACCATCTTGGTGCCCTTCGGGTGCCAGAACACCATGCCCGGAGAATGGTCTTCGATGTGGTAGAGGTCCATTTCCTTGCCGATCTTGCGGTGGTCGCGCTTTTCGGCCTCTTCCAGGAACTTCAGGTATGTTTCGAGACCTTCCTTGTCGGCAAAGCAGGTGCCATAGACGCGGGTCAGCTGGTCGCTGTTCTGGTCACCATGCCAGTATGCACCCGACATGGAGAGCACCTTGAAATTCTTGAGCTTGCCAGTAGAAGGCACGTGGGGACCGGCACAGAGGTCTTCGAAGTTCTTGCCCGGTTCGCCAGTCACGTAGAAGCTAAGCGTACCGTCGCTGCCTTCGCGGGCGAGTGCGCGCTGCGCGTTATCCGTCTTGTACTTGTCGCCTTCGGTGCGCTTCAGGCCATCGGCGGCGCTGACTTCGCAACGGGTAAACGGACGGTCTTCCTTGATGATTTCCTTCATGCGCTTTTCAATGCGCTCGAAATCCGACTGCTGGATCGGGGTCGGTGTCATCAAATCGTAGTAGAAACCCTTGTCGATAGCCGGACCGTAGGCGAGCTTGGTGCCCGGAAACAGGTCGCAGATGGCTTCGGCAAGCACGTGGCTGCAGCTGTGACGCAGGAGCATCAGAGCATCCGGGTCGTCGTTGCTCGGCGTGATAATCTTGATGGTGCCGCTCTCGGTGAGCGGGCGCGTGAGGTCGAGGACCTTATCGCCGAGTTTGACGCCAAGCGCCTTGCGTGCAAGACCTTCGGAAATGCCCTTCGCAATTTCGAGGCCGGTGATGCCCGATGCTACGGAACGTACGGAGCCATCGGGGAAGGTGAGTTCGATTTGAGACATAATTAATCCTTTTTGTGGGCGGTTCTCGCCCGGTTCCCCAGAAATACGACATCTGGCGGTAAGGCGAAATTTAGAATAGAAAATGTCTATTGGTGAGCCTTATATTGAAAAATGAATTAGATGCAGATATATAAATCAATCCCCCAGCACGTGCCGGAGCGTATCGAGGAAAAGTTCCCCCGCCCGCGTGAACTGCTGGCCCCGCCGCCAAATGATGTACATGTTGGTGGTGAGCTCGGGCATGAGCGGCCTGAAACACAAACGCGAAGTGCGGCTCGTATCCACCAGACCATCGAAAGTGAGCAGGTAGCCAGTGCCCTCCTTCGCAAGCACCGAACCGTTGTATGAAAGGTCGAGCCCCACAATCAAATTCAGCTTTGCGATATCGTCGCCGAACCATTTCGGCAAATCCGCCACCATCGCCTGTCGCGACGCCATCAGCGGCTTGTCGAGCAAGTCCTTCGGCTCAATAAAATCTCGCTTGGCCAAAGGGTCGTTGCGACGCATCACCACGCCCCAGCGGTCCACCGAACGCACCGCAAGGCAGTTGTATTTTTCCAAATCGACGTTATCTACAACCACCGCGAAATCGAAAATGCCCTTGTCCAGCTTTTCCAGGGCGCGCTCGCTGTCGCCCGAATATAAGTTGTACTTAATCTTCGGATAGTCGTCCCGGAGAATCCCGATGCACTTCGAGAGAAAGTTCACGTTCCGCGATTCCGCACAGGCAATGGCAATTTCACCCACCACCTCGTCTTCCTTCAGCGACTTGAAATCCTGCACCGTCCTGTCTGCCATCGAAAGGATGTCCTCCGCACGCTCCCGCAAGAGTTCCCCCGCAGACGTCAGCCGAATCGCGTAATTCGTGCGCTCGAAAAGCTTCTCGCCCAGTTCCTCCTCCAACTCCTTGAGCTGGCGACTCACCGTCGGCTGCGTCACGCAAAGATTATCCGCCGCGCGCGAGACATTCCCCAACCGCGCCGCCTCCAGAAAATACCGCAAAACTCGAAGTTCCATACCCGAAAACTAACAAAATCCAAGCCCCGCAGGTATGAATTTGCGAGAATAATGCTCGAAAGGAATAACTGATTGATTTGACGGTGGGGGGATGTATCCCCCTCGCTTGCTGCCTTGCCCCGTTGTCACCCTGGATTCTATCGCTACGCTCCAGAATGACAGCAGCGATAGGGTCCAGGGCAAGTCTTCCAGCACCCCCTCGCCTAAGGGGCTCCGCCCCCTAAAACCCCCGGCTTATCCCGCCCACCCGCCCTAATGTCATGCTCCGCTTGACGGGGCGTGTCCTTCTCACTTCTAATTATGTATATTTCAAACGACATATTTTTTTGAGTGATTGCTCTTATTCGTGTAGCTGGAAACTAGACACTTTCAAAACACAAGGGATAAGGCCAATCTGCTCACGCACTCTGTGCGTGGGCCGTTTGTGCGTTTTCTTGTGTTAGGCCTTGTCTAGTGGCTCAGCTACAAAAACCATATTCGGCTCCACGCCTTTTTCTTTTGTGCGAACCGAAAACAATAAGCGTCGTCACTCCTACTGGAGTCCTGTATGGCGAATGAAAGATTGAACGAAGCGATAATCCGAGATCACTTTAAGAGTGATGTTCTTTTTGGTTCTATCAAATTCGAAGAACAAAAATCCACGAACAAGAAGATTTCGGAACTTCTGAAAGGTATGTCCAAGGGTGGTGGAAACGGCGCTGGTTATCCAGAATTCATACTTACATTCCCGACGGATTCCCGTTATCTTATTGTTGTGGAATGTAAGGCGTTGCCATCAATGCATGAGTCTAAGAATAAAGACAAACCCAAAGATTATGCGGTTGATGGCGTTCTGCATTACGCCAAGGCTCTTTCAAAGGAATTTGAGGTTATTGCGATTGCGTCAAGCGGTGAATCTGAAACAGAATTGAAAATTTCGCACTACCTATGGAAATGCGGCGCAAACACCTGCCAGAAACTTACGGATAAAAAACTTCTTTCCTTGAATGATTATCTTAAGATTTTTGACAATGAACGGTTTGCAGAAAACCTGCGTAGTGTAGATATCATTTCAAAAGCAATATATCTGAACGAAGAATATAATGATTATTCAATTCCTGAATTGACTCGCAATACCATGGTGAGCGCCATTCTGCTTTCACTCTTGAACAAGCCCTTCCGTGAAAGTTTTATGTCGCAGCCTACAATTCGTAGTCTTGGCGAAGCGATGATGGGAGCGATTAAGACGACTCTTTCTGCAAACAAAGTCCGTAACGAAAACGCCATGATTGGCGAATACAGCAAAATTTTGAACGAACCAATCTTTCGCGAAAATGCGGTAAAAAATAAAACCACCAAGAAACTCGTGTACAGCCTTGAAGTCATGAAAAACATCATAGACTATCTGTACAAGAACGTATATCCCTTAACGCAAATGGACGATTCAGGATTCGATGTTTTGGGGCGTTTTTATACGGAATTCATTCGCTATGCGGGAAGTGAGCAAAAGCAAGGTCTCGTCCTGACCCCGTCGCATGTGACAGATTTGTTCTGCGATTTAGTTGATCTGAATTTGAACGATGTCGCATATGACCCTTGTTGTGGTACGGCTGGTTTCCTTATTGCAGGAATGAAGCGTCTTTTCAAGTTGGCCGGAAATGACAAGCGAAGGCATTTGAAAATTCGTTCGTCGCAACTTGTCGGCGTGGAACTCCGTCCGCAAATGTACACCTACGCTTGTTCAAATATGATGCTCCGAGGCGATGGCCGCTCTAATATCTATTGCGGAGACTGTTTTCAAACCAAAGGAGCTATCGAAACTCATAAACCGACCGTAGCATTCTTGAATCCTCCCTACGATGTGGGGACGGCCCAACAAATGGAATTCATAGAACATGCTATTGATGTGGTGAAACCTCAGCAAGGTAGAGTTGCTGCTATTGTGCAAATGAGTTGCGGAATCAAGGATGAAAAGAATTTGATTGAGGTTAAGAGAAGAATCCTTGAAAAGGCTCATTTGAAGGCTGTTTTAAGCATGCCTGACGATTTATTCTATCCCGTCGGCGTTGTAACGTGTGTAATGGTTTTTGACACATCTAAGGAAAATGCAGGACTTGAAAGTTGGTTCGGATATTTCAAGGACGATGGATTTGAAAAGCGCAAGAACCAGGGACGCATTGATGCTCGTGGTAAATTTGCCGCCATAAAGGACAAATGGCTTGCTGCGTACAAAAATCTCAAAGAAGTTCCAGGCCTTTCCGTGCGCTATGAAGTCCAAGCCGAGGATGAATGGTGTGCCGAAGCCTACATGGAAACGGATTATAGTACACTCAATCAAAAAGATTTTGAAAAGAAAATGAAGGAATACATCTCCTTCAAATTTTTAAGCGAGTAATTATGGTTCCTTTGATTGATATTTTTGATGTATGGTATGGCGTCAATTTAGAGGTTGTCAATAGTGAGGTTGTATCGGCTGGCATTCCATTTGTTTCAAGGCAATCTGTAAATAATGGTGTTGTATGCCATGTAAAAAAGATGGACGATGTTGAGCCTAATCCTTCACATACATTAAGTATTGCCGTCAGTGGTAGTGTCCTTTCAACATTTTATCACGATTATGAGTATTATAGCGGTCGAGATATCTATGTGGCAAAGCCCAAAATTAAACTGACTAAAGAAGAAATGCTTTATTACTGCTATGTAATTGAGCAAAATAAATACAGATACAATTATGGCCGGGGTGCGAATAAAACGTTTAGAAGTATTTTAGTTCCGTCTAAAGATGAAATTCCAAAATATGTAAGAACAAAAGAAGCTGAGATTCGCTTCTGCAACAAGCCCATTATTTCTAACAAAATCAAATTAAATACGGATAGTTGGAAGTGGTTTCGTTATGATGAAATATTTGAAATCTGCAAAGGTTTCTATAATAAAAAGCCTGAAGAAAATCCCATTGGTGATATTCCATTTATTGGAGCAACGGATTCAAACAACGGAATTACATCGATGCATGATTTAGACACGATTAAGGATGCGTCTAAAACTGGCGATGAACCCAATGCTCCCCTTGAACAAAAGATTTTCAAGTCCAATTGCATAACCGTATCAAACAACGGTTCTGTAGGATACGCTTTTTATCAGCCAAAGGAGTTCACCTGTACTCATGATGTAAATCCATTATATATCCATAAGAAATGGAATAAGGAACTCAATATTTACATAGCAATGTTCTTATGTTCTCTTATTGAAAAGGAACGTTTTAGATGGGATTATGGGCGAAAGTGGCGACCCAAAAGGATGCCTGATTCGTTGATAAAACTTCCTGTTCGCAAAATCACTCCCAACGAATATGAACCTGATTGGCAATTTATGGAAGATTACATCAAGTCACTTCCGTATTCATCAAGTCTTTAACTCAAACAAGGAGGCGTAAATGTCGATGTTACTTTCTGGGCTAGTGGAAAAAGTCAAAGAACTATCGTATCGAGAAAAGCTGAAACTGGCTCAAAAGCTAATTCAAATGGCTTGTATTGAAGAAGAACGGCTAAATAGTGCTTCTCAAGCAGAAGAAATGGAAACGATAAAAAAACGTTTGTTGAAATCAAAGCCTGCAAAATATGATGCCCTTACAAATTTCATCAAAGCAATGTACAATTTCAATGGTGGCATTGAAGATGCTAAGGTTACAAAAATTATAGAAAACCTTCAAAAAAGTAAATTCATTCGCCTTGATAAAAATAAAGTAGAATACCTTACAATCGAAAAGACTCTTTCTAAGTAAATTTTAAATATATCCCCCTTGACATCTGCCTTCTAGTATTTTACGTTTAGTGCACAAGTGTGTAGAAAACTACTTTTCGCGCACGAAGCAAACCAATCAAAGCCCCGCCTTTTATGCATGTAGGCGGAAAACCAAGGCGAACGGCGCAGAATCAAACTTGTTTGATTTTATTTCTCTTCAGTATACCATTTTGCATTTTTTGCAAATTACAAATTCGGGCAAACCAGTCGGAAATTCCGACAGGTTCAAATCAAGAGTTTCCACAAGGTCTTTGTTGCTCGTAGTATTGAAATACGAATAACCCCAGTGGTTATGTAAAATTTCGTTACGCCCCTTGCCAGTTTTTCAAATATTAGGTACAATAATGCCCGACGCATTTTTCCGTCTAATGGAAAAATGCGCCTTTTTTTATTCTGGATTTTCGGAATACAAGAGACGCCTCTAACACTAACCAGCCGCGAAAGCGGTGTCGCTAATTGCGGCCAAATGGAGGCTAATATGGCTAAAGAAGTTATCTCTACGAAGCTGGTCCAAGATGCCAAGCAAATCATCGAGACTGCGCGGAAAAATGCGGTCAGGAGCGTTGATTTCTGTCGTGTCCAGATGTACTGGAAACTTGGCAAGCGTATTTTCGAAGAAGAACAGCATGGCAAGAAGCGTGCCGATTATGGGGCGTATATCGTGAAATCGCTTGCAGAAAAACTGGAAGCGGAATATGGCAGCGGATTTTCTAAGCGTCAATTAGAATTTTGCCGCCAATTTTTCATTACCTAGTCATCCCTTAAAATCCCGCCCAGCCCGCATAACTGTTGGGAAAAACTGATTTCTACCCTGTGAAAATATTGCAAGGTTTTCTAAAATATGATTGAAAACCTTGCAATTTTTTATGTACAGACCGCCAAAATCCCACGCACAGACAAGCCTTTTCTGTTCCCTTGAGGAGCAGTTGAACCACAAGCATTCCCTCTACGTTCTCGCGAACAAGATTGACTGGAACAAGTTCGAGACCGAGTTTTCGAAACGGTTTGACGACAAAATGGGTGCGCCGAACAAGCCGATCCGTCTCATGACCGGGCTCATCATCCTGAAGCACATCCGCAACGTATCGGACGAGTCCGTCGTGGAGCAGTTTCAGGAAAACGCCTATTACCAGTATTTTTGCGGAGAACGGTTCTTCTCGACGGAGCAACCCTGCGACCCGAGCGAACTTGTTCACTTCCGGCACATGATTGGCGAAGCGGGCATGGACATGATCCTCAAGGAAAGTATCCTCGTCAACGATGACCACGATAAACAAGGACCGACAGGATGCGGCACGGTCTTTCTTGACACGACCGTGCAGGAAAAGAACATCACGTTCCCTACAGACGCCAAACTTGCGAACAAGATAATAGAACAGGTACAGAGGATCGTGGAAGAGCATGATCTTCCGCAAAGACAGTCCTACAAGAGAACCTTGAAGAAGGTCCATCGTGACCAGCGTTTCCGCAATCACCCGAAGAACGGCAAGAAGGCTCACAAGGCAGATCGCAGGCTGAAGACAATCGCGGGACGGCTCGTCCGTGAATTAGAGCGAAATCTCGCCAGCAAGAACTTGTTGAACACGTACAAAGAAAAAATCGAGCTTTTCAAAAAAGTTCTGGCACAGAAGAAATGCGACAAGGACAAGGTCTATTCGCTTCACGAACCCGAAGTAAAATGCATCGGCAAGGGCAAGGAACACAAGAAATACGAGTTCGGCAACAAGGTGTCAATCGCCCGGAGCTACAGCGGCATCATTGTCGGCGCGGTCTCGTTCCGGGACGAGTATGACGGACATACGATAGACGATACGCTTGACCATGTTGAACAAATGCTTGGATTCAGGCCGAGCCAGGCCGCATGCGACCGAGGCTACCGCGGACAAAAGGAATCCGGAACGACAAAGATCGTGATACCGGACGTCCCGAAGAAAAACGCGACTTACTACCAGAAGGAAAAGGCTCACAAGCTTTTTTGCAAGAGGGCAGGCATCGAGCCTATCAACGGCCACCTGAAAAGCGACCACCGTATGGGTAGAAATTTCTACAAGGGAATCTTTGGCGACATGCTCAATGCAAAGCTTGCAGCAGCGGCGTTCAACTTCAAGAGGGCCATGAGGCGCTTTTTTGTCCTGTTGGAATGGCTATACTGTTGCTTCCTTTGCCGGGAAGGGGTGAATAAAAACGGCGAACCTCCTTATCCTGCGCTCGCGAAGTGACTTTTTAAGGGTCAACTACCTATCCAATTGCGAACGCACTGCGTTCGCAATTGAACTGGTCGCAATATCGTATGTTGATTCAGATTCCTGACCCCGACAAGCGCGAATATTACGAACTTGAGGCGGTGAACAATTCTTGGAACGGGCGCGAACTCGAACGCCAAATCAACAGCCAGCTATACGAGCGCCTTTTGCTCAGTAACGATAAGGAATCCGTGCTGGCGGTCGCTCGCAAGGAACGCATCCCCGAAACCCCGCAAGAGGTCATCAAGGATCCGATGGTCCTGGAATTTCTTGGGCTGGAAAGGAATCCCGCCTTTTATGAAAGCGATCTGGAAGGCGCGATTATTTCGCATATCACTGATTTCCTTCTCGAACTGGGTAAGGGATTTGCCTTTGTTGCTCGGCAGAAGCGGATTATGCTCGAAGACGATGAATTCTTCATTGACCTCGTTCTTTACAACAGGTTGCTTCGCTGTTTTGTGGTTATTGAAATCAAGACGGGCAAAATCACGCATCAGGACCTCGGCCAGCTCCAGATGTACGTGAATTACCACGACCGCATTGAAAAACTGCCCGATGAAAATCCTACCATCGGCATTCTTTTGTGCGCAGGCAAAAACGACACTGCCGTGAAAATGACTTTGCCCGAAGACAATAAGACTATCCTTGCTAGTGAGTATAAGTTGTATCTGCCCACCACTGAGCAACTGGTCGGCGAAATCAACGAGGCCAAGGAACTCGTGAAAAAATCCAAGCGAATAAAGAAAAAATAACGCGTCTCGCTCTTGACAGTCGCCTTCTAGTAATTTACATTATAGTGCACAAGTGTGTAGTAAACTACTTTTTTGCGCACGAAGCAAACCAATCAAAGCCCCACCTTTTTTATGCATGTAGGCGGAGGGAGGAAAGATGAAGAATGGCGTAATCGCTGGTGGTGTCGGCATATGGCTCGACGAAATTGTTCCCTGCCTCAAGGATACCGAAACTGGGGAAATCAAGGAAACTGTGGTATTCAGGATTGAAAGCAGGTCTTTCCTGGAAAAATTCAACGAAAAGAACGGGTGGGAAATTAATTGGATCAAAATTCCCAAAGAAGTTGAGGTCTTTGCCCTTGCCTTGAAAGAAAATAATGAAATTCAAGGGCTTGTCGGAGTAAGAAATGATGTGGATGTAAAAGCTGCCTATTTGCATTGGGCTTGCACCGCTCCGCAAAATAACAAACATGCTTTTGGTAAGCAAAAATACATCGGTGTTGGGGGTCATCTTTTTGCCATAGCGGCGGACCGTTCCCTTGCATGGGGATATGACGGATTTATTCATGGTTTTGCCCTTAACAAAGAGCTGCTAAATCACTATCTTGATGTTCTAGGTGCAACTTATTTGGGTGCTTTGCATCCATATCAATTTGCTTTTAGCAGGATGGCATCACAAAAACTTCTGGAGGTCTATACCTATGAGTGGAATTAGAAAGCCCGCCGTCATTCTGGCGGATTCCATGGAAGAGTACTTGACTCCTCCGAATCCTTATAAAAACCCGCCTAAAGGCAAGTTGAACCTGCTGGAATTAGGGCGATATGCCGAGCGTGTGGGAAAGGATTTTGATGATCTGACTGCCGATGAAATCCTGCAGTTCAAGATTCCGTAATCTATAACCATGACGTTATAGTAGCCCGTAGCCCCGCCTTTTATGCATGTAGGAGGAGGGAGGAACGATGAAGAATGCCGGTTTATTGTCGTCGGGTGAAGTTGACGGCGAGAAGAATGAAATCATCGTGTATCAGCCGGAAGGGGGCGAATTTCACATCGAAGTTCGCGTGGATCAGGATACCGTCTGGCTGACGCAGGCGCAAAATCGTACAAAACGAGTGTCGCAAAATC
Coding sequences within it:
- the thrS gene encoding threonine--tRNA ligase, yielding MSQIELTFPDGSVRSVASGITGLEIAKGISEGLARKALGVKLGDKVLDLTRPLTESGTIKIITPSNDDPDALMLLRHSCSHVLAEAICDLFPGTKLAYGPAIDKGFYYDLMTPTPIQQSDFERIEKRMKEIIKEDRPFTRCEVSAADGLKRTEGDKYKTDNAQRALAREGSDGTLSFYVTGEPGKNFEDLCAGPHVPSTGKLKNFKVLSMSGAYWHGDQNSDQLTRVYGTCFADKEGLETYLKFLEEAEKRDHRKIGKEMDLYHIEDHSPGMVFWHPKGTKMVNALKDYIRGKIDRRGYLEVITPEIVNKTLWIKSGHADKYNENMFKTLAGDVEMAVKPMNCPCHIQIFNTGLRSWRDLPMRLAEFGKCHRYEPAGTMHGLMRVRGFVQDDAHIFCTEDQIASEVADFCALVKEIYHDFGFDDIVVKFSTRPEKRVGSDEIWDKAEAALAEATKLAGLDYILNPGEGAFYGPKLEFTLKDSLGRDWQCGTIQVDFNLPQRLGAEYVGKDNQKHIPVMLHRAAVGSIERFLGILIEEFMGDFPLWLAPVQARVLPISEKFVDYAKKVEKELVNAGVRVEVDESNEKLGYKIRQCELQKVPYKIIVGEKEQAEGVIAVNKRKEGDKGQMTVAQFLEMTAEDRKVVR
- a CDS encoding LysR family transcriptional regulator, encoding MELRVLRYFLEAARLGNVSRAADNLCVTQPTVSRQLKELEEELGEKLFERTNYAIRLTSAGELLRERAEDILSMADRTVQDFKSLKEDEVVGEIAIACAESRNVNFLSKCIGILRDDYPKIKYNLYSGDSERALEKLDKGIFDFAVVVDNVDLEKYNCLAVRSVDRWGVVMRRNDPLAKRDFIEPKDLLDKPLMASRQAMVADLPKWFGDDIAKLNLIVGLDLSYNGSVLAKEGTGYLLTFDGLVDTSRTSRLCFRPLMPELTTNMYIIWRRGQQFTRAGELFLDTLRHVLGD
- a CDS encoding HsdM family class I SAM-dependent methyltransferase produces the protein MSKGGGNGAGYPEFILTFPTDSRYLIVVECKALPSMHESKNKDKPKDYAVDGVLHYAKALSKEFEVIAIASSGESETELKISHYLWKCGANTCQKLTDKKLLSLNDYLKIFDNERFAENLRSVDIISKAIYLNEEYNDYSIPELTRNTMVSAILLSLLNKPFRESFMSQPTIRSLGEAMMGAIKTTLSANKVRNENAMIGEYSKILNEPIFRENAVKNKTTKKLVYSLEVMKNIIDYLYKNVYPLTQMDDSGFDVLGRFYTEFIRYAGSEQKQGLVLTPSHVTDLFCDLVDLNLNDVAYDPCCGTAGFLIAGMKRLFKLAGNDKRRHLKIRSSQLVGVELRPQMYTYACSNMMLRGDGRSNIYCGDCFQTKGAIETHKPTVAFLNPPYDVGTAQQMEFIEHAIDVVKPQQGRVAAIVQMSCGIKDEKNLIEVKRRILEKAHLKAVLSMPDDLFYPVGVVTCVMVFDTSKENAGLESWFGYFKDDGFEKRKNQGRIDARGKFAAIKDKWLAAYKNLKEVPGLSVRYEVQAEDEWCAEAYMETDYSTLNQKDFEKKMKEYISFKFLSE
- a CDS encoding restriction endonuclease subunit S — protein: MVPLIDIFDVWYGVNLEVVNSEVVSAGIPFVSRQSVNNGVVCHVKKMDDVEPNPSHTLSIAVSGSVLSTFYHDYEYYSGRDIYVAKPKIKLTKEEMLYYCYVIEQNKYRYNYGRGANKTFRSILVPSKDEIPKYVRTKEAEIRFCNKPIISNKIKLNTDSWKWFRYDEIFEICKGFYNKKPEENPIGDIPFIGATDSNNGITSMHDLDTIKDASKTGDEPNAPLEQKIFKSNCITVSNNGSVGYAFYQPKEFTCTHDVNPLYIHKKWNKELNIYIAMFLCSLIEKERFRWDYGRKWRPKRMPDSLIKLPVRKITPNEYEPDWQFMEDYIKSLPYSSSL
- a CDS encoding DUF1016 N-terminal domain-containing protein, which codes for MAKEVISTKLVQDAKQIIETARKNAVRSVDFCRVQMYWKLGKRIFEEEQHGKKRADYGAYIVKSLAEKLEAEYGSGFSKRQLEFCRQFFIT
- a CDS encoding IS5 family transposase: MYRPPKSHAQTSLFCSLEEQLNHKHSLYVLANKIDWNKFETEFSKRFDDKMGAPNKPIRLMTGLIILKHIRNVSDESVVEQFQENAYYQYFCGERFFSTEQPCDPSELVHFRHMIGEAGMDMILKESILVNDDHDKQGPTGCGTVFLDTTVQEKNITFPTDAKLANKIIEQVQRIVEEHDLPQRQSYKRTLKKVHRDQRFRNHPKNGKKAHKADRRLKTIAGRLVRELERNLASKNLLNTYKEKIELFKKVLAQKKCDKDKVYSLHEPEVKCIGKGKEHKKYEFGNKVSIARSYSGIIVGAVSFRDEYDGHTIDDTLDHVEQMLGFRPSQAACDRGYRGQKESGTTKIVIPDVPKKNATYYQKEKAHKLFCKRAGIEPINGHLKSDHRMGRNFYKGIFGDMLNAKLAAAAFNFKRAMRRFFVLLEWLYCCFLCREGVNKNGEPPYPALAK